The Argiope bruennichi chromosome 5, qqArgBrue1.1, whole genome shotgun sequence genome segment agatttctttggTATAACGAAAAAAATGAGCTGAAATACTTTAGACACTGCCGAGTCGTCTTCGGAATTTGTAGTAGTCCGTTCTTGCTTAATTCCGTAATCCAGTACTATTTAGAAATGATTTTGGAGGAAGCACAAATGGGTAACTCAAAATATCCTACTGGTGTTGTAGAGAAGCTGAAAAATAGTTTCTATGTGGACAATTGTCTAACTAGTTTACAAACTGAAACTGAGTTACATGAGTTCATTCAAGTGGCTAAAGATGTTATGCTAGAAAGGAAGTTCGACCTAAGAGGGTGGGAGCATAATTATTCCCACTCCTCAACAGAAGAGGTTTCCTGTGTGACAAATAAAATTGCCCCAGTATTAGGCCTGCAATGGTCTTTAAACTCGGATACactttctgtaaatttaaaagaagattgTGAAGATAATGAACCTGTTACTAAAAGGAAAATACTATCAGAAGTTCATAAAATTTTCGATCCTATTGGGTATACTTGTCCAGTTACATTATACCCGAAATTGTTGTTACAAAAACTGTggcaaatgaaaacaaattggGATTCCGAATTGCCAACAGAAATCTCTAAGAAGTTCAAAAGGTGGAGAAATCAGTTGAGTCTACTTAGGAAAATTGCTATCCCTAGATGTTTAATAAAAGATCCTGATAATGCTGGCAGTTTAAGTATACACGTGTTTTGTGACGCAAGCAAAACAGCTTATGCTACCTGCATATATTTAAGGAGTGAAAATAAGAACTTGACTTCATGTCAGTTGGTTCAAGCATGGAGTAAGGTAGCTCCGCTGAAGGCTATTACAATTCCTAGGCTAGAGCTGTTAGCTTGCTAT includes the following:
- the LOC129968393 gene encoding uncharacterized protein LOC129968393, whose translation is MILEEAQMGNSKYPTGVVEKLKNSFYVDNCLTSLQTETELHEFIQVAKDVMLERKFDLRGWEHNYSHSSTEEVSCVTNKIAPVLGLQWSLNSDTLSVNLKEDCEDNEPVTKRKILSEVHKIFDPIGYTCPVTLYPKLLLQKLWQMKTNWDSELPTEISKKFKRWRNQLSLLRKIAIPRCLIKDPDNAGSLSIHVFCDASKTAYATCIYLRSENKNLTSCQLVQAWSKVAPLKAITIPRLELLACYVGTRLVQRVIEDLKLGNIPIFFWTDSKIALCWIKGSENWTPFDIKVIGVPYCDKADHQSLNQHVKYRQNLQKALRNRFRSEYLGALLQIPERKTASAVAVGDVVLIGNDKTKRIS